The following are from one region of the Passer domesticus isolate bPasDom1 chromosome 13, bPasDom1.hap1, whole genome shotgun sequence genome:
- the SLU7 gene encoding pre-mRNA-splicing factor SLU7 isoform X2: MASGAVANAPPAGGATDVSLEEPKKMTREDWRKKKELEEQRKLGNAPAEVDEEGKDINPHIPQYISSVPWYIDPSKRPTLKHQRPQPEKQKQYNSSGDWYKRGVQEHAVATRYRKGACENCGALTHKKKDCMERPRKVGAKYTGMNIAPDEHVQPQLMFDYDGKRDRWNGYNPEEHMKIVEEYSKVDLAKRTLKAQKLQEELASGKLEQVNSPRHQWGEEESNSQTERDHNSEDEDEDKYADDIDMPGQNFDSKRRITVRNLRIREDIAKYLRNLDPNSAYYDPKTRAMRENPYANTGKNPDEVGYAGDNFVRYTGDTISMAQTQLFAWEAYDKGSEVHLQADPTKLELLYKSFKVKKEDFKAQQKESILEKYGGQEHLDAPPAELLLAQTEDYVEYSRHGTVIKGQEKAIACSKYEEDVKINNHTCIWGSYWKEGKWGYKCCHSFVKYSYCTGEAGKEIANTEASLMEEQPEEEEHMTKPKTLMEIHQEKQKEKKKKKHKKSSNSDSEGEEKKKQEKLKKALNAEEARLLHIKEIMQLDERKRPYNSQYETREPTEEEMEAYRMKRQRPDDPMASFLGQ, translated from the exons ATGGCCTCAGGTGCGGTAGCGAACGCCCCTCCTGCAGGGGGGGCAACTGATGTGAGCCTGGAGGAACCAAAGAAGATGACGAGGGAAGattggaggaaaaagaaagagttgGAAGAGCAGCGAAAACTGGGGAATGCGCCTGCTGAAGTGGATGAAGAGGGAAA AGACATCAACCCTCACATCCCTCAGTACATCTCCTCGGTGCCGTGGTACATAGATCCTTCTAAGAGGCCCACACTGAAGCACCAGAGGCCTCagccagagaagcagaagcagtACAACTCCTCTGGAGACTGGTACAAGCGGGGAGTTCAGGAG CACGCCGTGGCCACGCGGTACCGCAAAGGAGCCTGCGAGAACTGCGGCGCGCTCACCCACAAGAAGAAGGACTGCATGGAG agaCCCAGGAAAGTTGGAGCAAAATACACAGGCATGAATATTGCCCCAGATGAGCACGTGCAGCCTCAGCTGATGTTCGATTACGACGGGAAGCGCGACCGCTGGAATGGCTACAACCCAGAGGAGCACATGAAGATTGTGGAGGAGTACTCCAAGGTTGATTTG GCCAAACGTACACTGAAAGCCCAGAAACTTCAGGAGGAGTTGGCATCAGGGAAGCTGGAGCAAGTG AACTCCCCAAGACACCAGTGGGGAGAAGAGGAATCAAATTCACAGACA GAAAGAGATCATAACagtgaagatgaagatgaagacaAATATGCAGATGACATTGATATGCCTGGGCAGAACTTTGATTCCAAGAGACGCATCACAGTCCGAAATCTGCGTATTCGGGAAGACATTGCCAAA tactTGAGGAATCTAGATCCAAACTCGGCTTATTATGATCCCAAAACAAGAGCAATGAGGGAGAACCCTTATGCCAACACAGGCAAGAATCCGGATGA AGTTGGTTATGCTGGTGACAACTTCGTTCGCTACACAGGCGATACCATTTCAATGGCACAGACCCAGC TGTTTGCCTGGGAGGCTTACGACAAAGGCTCTGAAGTTCATCTTCAAGCAGACCCTACAAAATTAGAACTCCTCTATAAATCTTTCAAAGTGAAAAAAGAAGATTTCAAGGCACAGCAGAAAGAAAGCATCCTAGAGAAG TATGGAGGACAAGAACATTTGGATGCCcccccagctgagctgctgttaGCTCAAACAGAAGATTATGTGGAGTATTCTAGGCATGGAACAGTCATCAAAGGACAGGAGAAAGCTATTGCTTGTTCTAAGTATGAAGAGGATGTGAAGATCAACAACCATACA TGCATTTGGGGTTCATACTGGAAAGAAGGAAAGTGGGGTTACAAGTGCTGTCACTCCTTTGTCAAGTACTCCTACTGTACAGGAGAAGCTGGGAAGGAAATTGCT AATACAGAGGCAAGCTTAATGGAGGAGCAGCCTGAGGAGGAAGAGCACatgacaaaacccaaaacactgaTGGAG ATCCAccaagagaaacagaaagagaagaaaaagaagaagcaCAAGAAGAGCTCAAATTCTGACAGTGAGGGcgaagagaaaaagaagcaagaaaaactaaaaaag GCTCTCAATGCTGAAGAGGCTCGGCTTCTCCACATCAAAGAAATCATGCAGTTAGATGAGAGGAAGAGACCATACAACAGCCAGTATGAAACCAGGGAGCCAAcagaagaggagatggaggcCTACAGAATGAAGAGACAGAGACCTGATGACCCCATGGCCTCTTTCCTTGGGCAGTAG
- the SLU7 gene encoding pre-mRNA-splicing factor SLU7 isoform X3 encodes MSAMRNTERKAEMASGAVANAPPAGGATDVSLEEPKKMTREDWRKKKELEEQRKLGNAPAEVDEEGKDINPHIPQYISSVPWYIDPSKRPTLKHQRPQPEKQKQYNSSGDWYKRGVQEHAVATRYRKGACENCGALTHKKKDCMERPRKVGAKYTGMNIAPDEHVQPQLMFDYDGKRDRWNGYNPEEHMKIVEEYSKVDLAKRTLKAQKLQEELASGKLEQVERDHNSEDEDEDKYADDIDMPGQNFDSKRRITVRNLRIREDIAKYLRNLDPNSAYYDPKTRAMRENPYANTGKNPDEVGYAGDNFVRYTGDTISMAQTQLFAWEAYDKGSEVHLQADPTKLELLYKSFKVKKEDFKAQQKESILEKYGGQEHLDAPPAELLLAQTEDYVEYSRHGTVIKGQEKAIACSKYEEDVKINNHTCIWGSYWKEGKWGYKCCHSFVKYSYCTGEAGKEIANTEASLMEEQPEEEEHMTKPKTLMEIHQEKQKEKKKKKHKKSSNSDSEGEEKKKQEKLKKALNAEEARLLHIKEIMQLDERKRPYNSQYETREPTEEEMEAYRMKRQRPDDPMASFLGQ; translated from the exons ATGTCAGCAATGCGTAATACGGA gAGAAAAGCCGAAATGGCCTCAGGTGCGGTAGCGAACGCCCCTCCTGCAGGGGGGGCAACTGATGTGAGCCTGGAGGAACCAAAGAAGATGACGAGGGAAGattggaggaaaaagaaagagttgGAAGAGCAGCGAAAACTGGGGAATGCGCCTGCTGAAGTGGATGAAGAGGGAAA AGACATCAACCCTCACATCCCTCAGTACATCTCCTCGGTGCCGTGGTACATAGATCCTTCTAAGAGGCCCACACTGAAGCACCAGAGGCCTCagccagagaagcagaagcagtACAACTCCTCTGGAGACTGGTACAAGCGGGGAGTTCAGGAG CACGCCGTGGCCACGCGGTACCGCAAAGGAGCCTGCGAGAACTGCGGCGCGCTCACCCACAAGAAGAAGGACTGCATGGAG agaCCCAGGAAAGTTGGAGCAAAATACACAGGCATGAATATTGCCCCAGATGAGCACGTGCAGCCTCAGCTGATGTTCGATTACGACGGGAAGCGCGACCGCTGGAATGGCTACAACCCAGAGGAGCACATGAAGATTGTGGAGGAGTACTCCAAGGTTGATTTG GCCAAACGTACACTGAAAGCCCAGAAACTTCAGGAGGAGTTGGCATCAGGGAAGCTGGAGCAAGTG GAAAGAGATCATAACagtgaagatgaagatgaagacaAATATGCAGATGACATTGATATGCCTGGGCAGAACTTTGATTCCAAGAGACGCATCACAGTCCGAAATCTGCGTATTCGGGAAGACATTGCCAAA tactTGAGGAATCTAGATCCAAACTCGGCTTATTATGATCCCAAAACAAGAGCAATGAGGGAGAACCCTTATGCCAACACAGGCAAGAATCCGGATGA AGTTGGTTATGCTGGTGACAACTTCGTTCGCTACACAGGCGATACCATTTCAATGGCACAGACCCAGC TGTTTGCCTGGGAGGCTTACGACAAAGGCTCTGAAGTTCATCTTCAAGCAGACCCTACAAAATTAGAACTCCTCTATAAATCTTTCAAAGTGAAAAAAGAAGATTTCAAGGCACAGCAGAAAGAAAGCATCCTAGAGAAG TATGGAGGACAAGAACATTTGGATGCCcccccagctgagctgctgttaGCTCAAACAGAAGATTATGTGGAGTATTCTAGGCATGGAACAGTCATCAAAGGACAGGAGAAAGCTATTGCTTGTTCTAAGTATGAAGAGGATGTGAAGATCAACAACCATACA TGCATTTGGGGTTCATACTGGAAAGAAGGAAAGTGGGGTTACAAGTGCTGTCACTCCTTTGTCAAGTACTCCTACTGTACAGGAGAAGCTGGGAAGGAAATTGCT AATACAGAGGCAAGCTTAATGGAGGAGCAGCCTGAGGAGGAAGAGCACatgacaaaacccaaaacactgaTGGAG ATCCAccaagagaaacagaaagagaagaaaaagaagaagcaCAAGAAGAGCTCAAATTCTGACAGTGAGGGcgaagagaaaaagaagcaagaaaaactaaaaaag GCTCTCAATGCTGAAGAGGCTCGGCTTCTCCACATCAAAGAAATCATGCAGTTAGATGAGAGGAAGAGACCATACAACAGCCAGTATGAAACCAGGGAGCCAAcagaagaggagatggaggcCTACAGAATGAAGAGACAGAGACCTGATGACCCCATGGCCTCTTTCCTTGGGCAGTAG
- the SLU7 gene encoding pre-mRNA-splicing factor SLU7 isoform X1, translated as MSAMRNTERKAEMASGAVANAPPAGGATDVSLEEPKKMTREDWRKKKELEEQRKLGNAPAEVDEEGKDINPHIPQYISSVPWYIDPSKRPTLKHQRPQPEKQKQYNSSGDWYKRGVQEHAVATRYRKGACENCGALTHKKKDCMERPRKVGAKYTGMNIAPDEHVQPQLMFDYDGKRDRWNGYNPEEHMKIVEEYSKVDLAKRTLKAQKLQEELASGKLEQVNSPRHQWGEEESNSQTERDHNSEDEDEDKYADDIDMPGQNFDSKRRITVRNLRIREDIAKYLRNLDPNSAYYDPKTRAMRENPYANTGKNPDEVGYAGDNFVRYTGDTISMAQTQLFAWEAYDKGSEVHLQADPTKLELLYKSFKVKKEDFKAQQKESILEKYGGQEHLDAPPAELLLAQTEDYVEYSRHGTVIKGQEKAIACSKYEEDVKINNHTCIWGSYWKEGKWGYKCCHSFVKYSYCTGEAGKEIANTEASLMEEQPEEEEHMTKPKTLMEIHQEKQKEKKKKKHKKSSNSDSEGEEKKKQEKLKKALNAEEARLLHIKEIMQLDERKRPYNSQYETREPTEEEMEAYRMKRQRPDDPMASFLGQ; from the exons ATGTCAGCAATGCGTAATACGGA gAGAAAAGCCGAAATGGCCTCAGGTGCGGTAGCGAACGCCCCTCCTGCAGGGGGGGCAACTGATGTGAGCCTGGAGGAACCAAAGAAGATGACGAGGGAAGattggaggaaaaagaaagagttgGAAGAGCAGCGAAAACTGGGGAATGCGCCTGCTGAAGTGGATGAAGAGGGAAA AGACATCAACCCTCACATCCCTCAGTACATCTCCTCGGTGCCGTGGTACATAGATCCTTCTAAGAGGCCCACACTGAAGCACCAGAGGCCTCagccagagaagcagaagcagtACAACTCCTCTGGAGACTGGTACAAGCGGGGAGTTCAGGAG CACGCCGTGGCCACGCGGTACCGCAAAGGAGCCTGCGAGAACTGCGGCGCGCTCACCCACAAGAAGAAGGACTGCATGGAG agaCCCAGGAAAGTTGGAGCAAAATACACAGGCATGAATATTGCCCCAGATGAGCACGTGCAGCCTCAGCTGATGTTCGATTACGACGGGAAGCGCGACCGCTGGAATGGCTACAACCCAGAGGAGCACATGAAGATTGTGGAGGAGTACTCCAAGGTTGATTTG GCCAAACGTACACTGAAAGCCCAGAAACTTCAGGAGGAGTTGGCATCAGGGAAGCTGGAGCAAGTG AACTCCCCAAGACACCAGTGGGGAGAAGAGGAATCAAATTCACAGACA GAAAGAGATCATAACagtgaagatgaagatgaagacaAATATGCAGATGACATTGATATGCCTGGGCAGAACTTTGATTCCAAGAGACGCATCACAGTCCGAAATCTGCGTATTCGGGAAGACATTGCCAAA tactTGAGGAATCTAGATCCAAACTCGGCTTATTATGATCCCAAAACAAGAGCAATGAGGGAGAACCCTTATGCCAACACAGGCAAGAATCCGGATGA AGTTGGTTATGCTGGTGACAACTTCGTTCGCTACACAGGCGATACCATTTCAATGGCACAGACCCAGC TGTTTGCCTGGGAGGCTTACGACAAAGGCTCTGAAGTTCATCTTCAAGCAGACCCTACAAAATTAGAACTCCTCTATAAATCTTTCAAAGTGAAAAAAGAAGATTTCAAGGCACAGCAGAAAGAAAGCATCCTAGAGAAG TATGGAGGACAAGAACATTTGGATGCCcccccagctgagctgctgttaGCTCAAACAGAAGATTATGTGGAGTATTCTAGGCATGGAACAGTCATCAAAGGACAGGAGAAAGCTATTGCTTGTTCTAAGTATGAAGAGGATGTGAAGATCAACAACCATACA TGCATTTGGGGTTCATACTGGAAAGAAGGAAAGTGGGGTTACAAGTGCTGTCACTCCTTTGTCAAGTACTCCTACTGTACAGGAGAAGCTGGGAAGGAAATTGCT AATACAGAGGCAAGCTTAATGGAGGAGCAGCCTGAGGAGGAAGAGCACatgacaaaacccaaaacactgaTGGAG ATCCAccaagagaaacagaaagagaagaaaaagaagaagcaCAAGAAGAGCTCAAATTCTGACAGTGAGGGcgaagagaaaaagaagcaagaaaaactaaaaaag GCTCTCAATGCTGAAGAGGCTCGGCTTCTCCACATCAAAGAAATCATGCAGTTAGATGAGAGGAAGAGACCATACAACAGCCAGTATGAAACCAGGGAGCCAAcagaagaggagatggaggcCTACAGAATGAAGAGACAGAGACCTGATGACCCCATGGCCTCTTTCCTTGGGCAGTAG
- the PTTG1 gene encoding securin isoform X2 has product MATLIFVDQENSELHAPKSQLKLPSGSSKVLAERTQVNTPLPKKAISASPVTSRSVRKALGNVNKTEGVTSKTDKLKQKNQPCTVNKTGLESCHTVAEEEWPEIENMFPLDPQDFESFDLPEEHKLSNINLCGVPLMVFERTYDRCVNMASSPVKIEEISWESNLLRSTADFLATLDEIIDMPPPIYDV; this is encoded by the exons ATGGCAACTCTGATCTTTGTTGATCAGGAGAATAGTGAACTTCATGCTCCCAAGAGTCAGCTGAAGCTCCCTTCAGGATCTT CAAAAGTCTTAGCTGAAAGAACACAAGTTAACACTCCACTTCCTAAAAAAGCAATCAGTGCCTCTCCAGTCACATCTCGCTCTGTCAGAAAGGCTCTTGGAAATGTGAATAAAACTGAAGGAGTCACCAGCAAGACGGATaagctaaaacagaaaaatcagcCTTGCACTGTGAACAAA ACTGGATTAGAAAGCTGTCATACAGTGGCTGAAGAAGAATggccagaaatagaaaatatgttTCCTTTGGATCCTCAAG ACTTCGAGAGTTTTGATCTTCCTGAAGAACACAAACTAAGCAATATCAACCTGTGTGGTGTTCCCCTCATGGTGTTTGAAAGGACATATGACAGATGTGTGAACATGGCTTCTTCACCCGTGAAGATTGAAGAGATTTCATGGGAATCCA ACTTGCTACGATCAACTGCTGACTTCCTTGCTACCCTGGATGAGATCATTGACATGCCACCTCCAATTTATGATGTTTAA
- the PTTG1 gene encoding securin isoform X1, with product MATLIFVDQENSELHAPKSQLKLPSGSSKVLAERTQVNTPLPKKAISASPVTSRSVRKALGNVNKTEGVTSKTDKLKQKNQPCTVNKKTGLESCHTVAEEEWPEIENMFPLDPQDFESFDLPEEHKLSNINLCGVPLMVFERTYDRCVNMASSPVKIEEISWESNLLRSTADFLATLDEIIDMPPPIYDV from the exons ATGGCAACTCTGATCTTTGTTGATCAGGAGAATAGTGAACTTCATGCTCCCAAGAGTCAGCTGAAGCTCCCTTCAGGATCTT CAAAAGTCTTAGCTGAAAGAACACAAGTTAACACTCCACTTCCTAAAAAAGCAATCAGTGCCTCTCCAGTCACATCTCGCTCTGTCAGAAAGGCTCTTGGAAATGTGAATAAAACTGAAGGAGTCACCAGCAAGACGGATaagctaaaacagaaaaatcagcCTTGCACTGTGAACAAA AAGACTGGATTAGAAAGCTGTCATACAGTGGCTGAAGAAGAATggccagaaatagaaaatatgttTCCTTTGGATCCTCAAG ACTTCGAGAGTTTTGATCTTCCTGAAGAACACAAACTAAGCAATATCAACCTGTGTGGTGTTCCCCTCATGGTGTTTGAAAGGACATATGACAGATGTGTGAACATGGCTTCTTCACCCGTGAAGATTGAAGAGATTTCATGGGAATCCA ACTTGCTACGATCAACTGCTGACTTCCTTGCTACCCTGGATGAGATCATTGACATGCCACCTCCAATTTATGATGTTTAA